One Mycolicibacterium goodii genomic region harbors:
- the rpe gene encoding ribulose-phosphate 3-epimerase, whose translation MAEPLIAPSILSADFARLADEVAAVGGADWLHVDVMDNHFVPNLTLGLPVVESLLKVTDIPMDCHLMIEEPERWAPGYAEAGAYNVTFHAEATDNPIAVARDIRAAGAKAGLSVKPGTPLEPYLEILREFDTLLVMSVEPGFGGQKFIPEVLSKVGTARRLVDSGELTVVVEIDGGINADTIEQAAEAGVDCFVAGSAVYSAEDPAAAVKALRRRAADASKHLSL comes from the coding sequence ATGGCAGAACCCCTGATTGCGCCGTCGATTCTCTCCGCGGATTTCGCGCGACTGGCGGACGAGGTCGCGGCGGTCGGTGGGGCCGACTGGCTGCACGTCGACGTGATGGACAACCATTTCGTGCCCAACCTCACCCTGGGGCTGCCGGTGGTCGAATCGTTGCTCAAGGTGACCGACATCCCGATGGACTGCCATCTGATGATCGAGGAGCCCGAGCGGTGGGCGCCCGGCTACGCCGAGGCCGGCGCCTACAACGTGACGTTCCACGCCGAGGCGACAGACAACCCGATCGCGGTGGCCCGCGACATCCGGGCGGCGGGCGCCAAGGCGGGCCTGTCGGTCAAACCGGGCACCCCGCTTGAGCCGTACCTGGAGATCCTTCGCGAGTTCGACACCCTGCTGGTGATGTCGGTCGAGCCCGGTTTCGGCGGGCAGAAGTTCATCCCGGAGGTGCTGTCGAAGGTGGGCACCGCGCGTCGCCTCGTGGACTCCGGTGAGCTGACGGTGGTCGTCGAGATCGACGGCGGGATCAACGCCGACACGATCGAGCAGGCCGCCGAGGCCGGTGTGGACTGCTTCGTCGCCGGTTCGGCGGTCTACAGTGCCGAAGATCCCGCCGCGGCGGTGAAGGCGCTGCGCCGACGTGCGGCCGACGCCTCAAAGCACCTGTCGTTGTGA
- a CDS encoding RsmB/NOP family class I SAM-dependent RNA methyltransferase yields MTNPRNRPQRKRPPRRKPLDPARRVAFDVLRAVSERDAYANLALPALLRERGIDGRDAAFATELTYGACRSLGLLDAVIARAAGRPTDRIDPVLLDLLRLGTYQLLRTRVEPHAAVSTTVEQAGIEFDSARAGFVNGVLRTISGRDEQAWIDELAPSAETDPVGHTAFVHAHPRWIAQAFTDALGPAAGELDALLASDDARPVVHLAARPTSITAEELAAQIGGTVGRYSPFAVYLPGGDPGRLSAVREGAAGVQDEGSQLVARALTLAEVDGTDHGRWLDLCSGPGGKTALLAAIGAGSGARVTAVEPAERRADLVEENTRGLGVEVHRVDGRESGLEPGFDRVLVDAPCTGLGALRRRPESRWRRQPGDVAALTRLQRELLAAAIRLARPGGVVLYATCSPHLAETVGVVADAVRRHPVTAIDTRPLFAPVEDLGDGPHVQLWPHRHGTDAMFAAALKVQP; encoded by the coding sequence ATGACGAATCCGCGCAATCGGCCGCAGCGTAAGCGCCCGCCGCGCCGCAAACCGCTCGACCCGGCCCGCCGAGTCGCCTTCGATGTGCTGCGCGCGGTGTCCGAGCGCGACGCGTACGCCAACCTCGCGCTGCCCGCGCTGCTGCGGGAGCGCGGTATCGACGGCCGCGACGCCGCGTTCGCCACCGAGTTGACCTACGGCGCGTGCCGCAGCCTGGGCCTGCTCGACGCGGTCATCGCGCGCGCCGCCGGACGCCCGACCGACCGCATCGATCCGGTCCTGCTGGATCTGCTGCGGCTGGGCACCTATCAATTGCTGCGCACCCGCGTCGAACCACACGCTGCGGTGTCGACCACCGTCGAGCAGGCCGGCATCGAATTCGACTCGGCCCGAGCCGGATTCGTCAACGGCGTGCTGCGTACCATCTCCGGCCGCGACGAGCAGGCCTGGATCGACGAGCTGGCGCCGTCCGCCGAAACCGATCCGGTGGGCCACACCGCCTTCGTGCACGCGCACCCGCGGTGGATCGCTCAGGCGTTCACCGATGCCCTCGGCCCCGCGGCCGGCGAACTGGACGCACTGCTCGCCAGCGACGACGCGCGGCCCGTCGTCCATCTGGCGGCCCGTCCCACCTCGATCACCGCCGAGGAGCTCGCCGCGCAGATCGGCGGCACCGTCGGCAGATACTCGCCGTTCGCGGTGTACCTGCCCGGCGGGGATCCCGGTCGGCTGTCTGCGGTGCGCGAGGGCGCCGCCGGTGTGCAGGACGAGGGCAGCCAGCTCGTGGCCCGCGCACTCACCCTCGCCGAGGTCGACGGTACCGACCATGGCCGTTGGCTGGACCTGTGCTCCGGGCCGGGCGGTAAGACCGCGCTGCTCGCAGCGATCGGCGCGGGCAGCGGTGCCCGCGTCACCGCGGTGGAACCCGCCGAACGGCGTGCCGACCTGGTCGAGGAGAACACCAGGGGCCTCGGGGTCGAGGTGCATCGTGTGGACGGCCGCGAATCCGGGCTCGAACCCGGATTCGACCGCGTGCTCGTCGACGCCCCATGCACGGGCCTGGGGGCGTTGCGGCGACGTCCCGAGTCCCGCTGGCGGCGCCAACCCGGCGATGTCGCGGCGCTGACCCGGCTGCAGCGCGAACTTCTCGCCGCCGCGATCCGGTTGGCGCGGCCCGGCGGGGTGGTCCTGTACGCGACGTGTTCACCGCACCTGGCCGAGACGGTCGGCGTCGTGGCCGACGCCGTGCGCAGGCATCCCGTGACGGCGATCGACACGCGGCCGTTGTTCGCTCCGGTCGAGGATCTCGGCGACGGGCCGCACGTCCAGCTGTGGCCGCACCGGCACGGTACCGACGCGATGTTCGCCGCGGCCTTGAAAGTTCAGCCGTGA
- the fmt gene encoding methionyl-tRNA formyltransferase, with translation MRLVFAGTPEPALPSLRRLIESPRHEVVAVLSRPDAAAGRRGKPRPSPVAQLALEHGIPLLRPERPNGDDFIAELTELAPDCCAVVAYGALLSERLLAVPRHGWINLHFSLLPAWRGAAPVQAAIAAGDTVTGATTFQIEPALDSGPVYGVVTETVRDTDTAGDLLARLADSGAALLETTIDGIADGSLTAVPQPSEGVTVAPKITVESARVRWDLPAHVVDRRIRAVTPNPGAWTMIGELRVKVGPVIIDKDAAGAEPLAPGQMRVGRNSVHVGTGSHAVRLGQIQPPGKKPMDAADWARGARLDEPVRAT, from the coding sequence GTGCGCCTCGTCTTTGCCGGAACCCCTGAACCCGCGTTGCCGTCGCTGCGCCGCCTGATCGAATCCCCACGTCACGAGGTGGTGGCGGTGCTGTCGCGGCCCGACGCGGCCGCCGGGCGACGCGGCAAACCCAGACCCTCACCGGTGGCCCAGCTGGCACTCGAACACGGCATTCCGCTGCTGCGCCCCGAGCGCCCGAACGGCGACGACTTCATCGCCGAACTCACCGAGCTGGCCCCGGACTGCTGTGCCGTCGTCGCCTACGGGGCGCTGCTGAGCGAACGGCTCCTCGCGGTGCCGCGGCACGGCTGGATCAACCTGCACTTCTCGCTGTTGCCCGCGTGGCGCGGCGCCGCCCCGGTGCAGGCCGCGATCGCCGCCGGTGACACCGTGACCGGTGCGACGACGTTCCAGATCGAGCCCGCACTGGATTCCGGGCCGGTGTACGGCGTGGTGACCGAGACCGTGCGGGACACCGACACCGCGGGCGATCTTCTTGCCCGCCTTGCCGATTCGGGGGCCGCCCTGCTGGAGACCACGATCGACGGCATCGCCGACGGGTCGCTGACCGCGGTGCCGCAACCGTCCGAGGGGGTCACCGTCGCCCCCAAGATCACCGTCGAATCGGCGCGCGTGCGCTGGGATCTGCCCGCGCACGTGGTCGACCGGCGCATCCGCGCGGTCACCCCCAACCCGGGCGCGTGGACCATGATCGGTGAGCTACGGGTCAAGGTCGGGCCGGTGATCATCGACAAAGACGCCGCGGGCGCCGAGCCGCTGGCTCCGGGGCAGATGCGAGTGGGCCGCAACAGCGTTCACGTCGGCACCGGGTCACATGCGGTGCGGCTCGGGCAGATCCAACCGCCGGGCAAGAAGCCGATGGACGCCGCCGACTGGGCCCGCGGTGCCCGCCTCGACGAACCGGTGCGTGCCACATGA
- a CDS encoding LemA family protein, which translates to MVTVLLVVVLLLAVAVLIGFVVGYNRLRAADVHVAEALSGIDVELTRRAALIPGLVNTVQTFAAHEQAILNQVATARAALAAATTGTSVAQRSAAEHQLDAAIAGVLSLGSAYPELRSSNNFLHLQHNLADTENKLAFARQYYNDAVATLNRMVGSIPWMYVASVAGVSEREYYQTPR; encoded by the coding sequence GTGGTGACCGTGTTGCTGGTCGTGGTGCTGCTGCTCGCGGTGGCGGTGCTGATCGGTTTCGTCGTGGGCTACAACCGGCTTCGCGCCGCCGACGTGCACGTGGCCGAGGCGCTCAGCGGTATCGATGTCGAGTTGACCAGGCGGGCCGCGCTGATCCCCGGCCTGGTCAACACCGTGCAGACCTTCGCGGCCCACGAGCAGGCGATCCTCAACCAGGTCGCCACGGCCCGCGCGGCGTTGGCCGCCGCCACCACCGGGACATCGGTGGCACAGCGCAGCGCCGCCGAACACCAACTCGACGCCGCGATCGCGGGGGTGCTGTCGCTCGGCTCGGCGTATCCCGAGTTGAGGTCGTCGAACAATTTCCTGCACCTGCAGCACAACCTCGCCGACACCGAGAACAAGCTGGCGTTCGCACGCCAGTACTACAACGACGCCGTGGCCACGCTCAACCGCATGGTGGGCAGCATCCCGTGGATGTACGTGGCATCGGTGGCCGGGGTGTCCGAGCGGGAGTACTACCAGACACCGCGGTGA
- a CDS encoding DUF2207 domain-containing protein, translating into MRRGLAWSFTLALIVFGLLWPVIFDGGGGGAANTDDPVVITHYRAEFNVDADGQMTAVETITADFPSGRHGIFRYWDVANPNNPHIRQEPEIVSIDLDGEPAPYELQWTDNKRFRIAKIGDPDETLSYGSHVFEIAYRVPGVLDPGSVGADRRFAAHTGDPQARTAFYWNVIAPAWNNRILHADITVVLPADATGAQCSVGYGVGTPCDLTVSGGTVRLQTDNLGPRTPVTLRAGVDVPTPAQVELPWPYTWDPVLGRSVPRVVTVGVLTVLAALGALWWLRTTIEPSPGFPLQYAPPDGLGPVQLEFIRTESVSSEGLTATLFHLADRGLISLHQESETRWKIRGMAAPAEWADVDEVGIAVGAALKVMSPGATFRADGSVTAGKKLNRAKTDMAAAVKKWAFDGGLMVRRRKELWLRVANVLAFIAALASFCLWFGISTTMVGLPFAAFFAFSVGCWLAGLGTRRTPAGRELWSRAGGFHRLLSTDSAETRFDFAARKDLYVAYIPYAVAAGTAALWAKKYQASVGEVAPQPGWYHSSSDSGWGTASGGGGMSFDSFESALSSSISAYTASQSSSSSSSGGGGSSGGGGGGGGGGGGGSW; encoded by the coding sequence GTGCGACGAGGCCTGGCATGGTCGTTCACCTTGGCGCTCATCGTGTTCGGTCTGTTGTGGCCGGTGATCTTCGACGGCGGGGGTGGCGGCGCCGCGAACACCGACGATCCCGTGGTGATCACTCACTACCGTGCCGAGTTCAACGTCGACGCCGACGGTCAGATGACGGCCGTGGAGACCATCACCGCGGATTTTCCGAGCGGCAGGCACGGCATCTTCCGGTACTGGGATGTGGCCAACCCGAACAATCCGCACATCCGGCAGGAACCCGAGATCGTCTCGATCGACCTCGACGGCGAGCCGGCCCCGTACGAGCTTCAGTGGACCGACAACAAGCGCTTCCGGATCGCCAAGATCGGTGATCCCGACGAAACGCTGTCATATGGCAGCCACGTGTTCGAGATCGCCTACAGGGTGCCCGGCGTTCTCGATCCGGGCAGCGTCGGTGCCGACCGACGATTCGCCGCCCACACCGGTGACCCGCAAGCGCGGACCGCTTTCTACTGGAACGTGATCGCCCCGGCGTGGAACAACCGCATCCTGCACGCCGACATCACCGTGGTGCTGCCCGCCGACGCCACGGGCGCCCAGTGCAGCGTCGGGTACGGCGTCGGAACACCGTGTGATCTCACGGTCTCGGGTGGCACCGTGCGCCTTCAGACGGACAACCTCGGGCCAAGGACCCCGGTCACCCTGCGTGCCGGGGTCGACGTGCCCACACCGGCACAGGTCGAGTTGCCGTGGCCCTACACGTGGGACCCGGTGCTGGGACGGTCGGTTCCGCGCGTGGTCACCGTCGGTGTCCTCACGGTCCTCGCCGCGCTGGGAGCGTTGTGGTGGCTGCGGACCACGATCGAACCGTCACCGGGATTCCCGCTGCAGTACGCACCGCCCGATGGGCTGGGACCGGTGCAACTGGAGTTCATCCGCACCGAGTCGGTGTCGTCGGAGGGGCTCACCGCGACGCTGTTCCATCTCGCCGACCGCGGCCTGATCTCGCTGCACCAGGAGAGCGAAACCCGCTGGAAGATCCGGGGCATGGCGGCTCCCGCGGAGTGGGCCGACGTCGACGAGGTCGGGATCGCGGTGGGGGCCGCGCTCAAGGTGATGAGCCCGGGCGCGACGTTCCGCGCCGACGGTTCGGTCACCGCGGGCAAGAAGCTCAACCGGGCCAAGACCGACATGGCGGCCGCGGTCAAGAAGTGGGCGTTCGACGGCGGGCTCATGGTCCGTCGCCGCAAGGAACTGTGGCTGCGGGTGGCCAACGTGCTCGCATTCATCGCGGCACTGGCCAGTTTCTGTCTGTGGTTCGGCATCTCGACCACGATGGTGGGGCTGCCGTTCGCGGCGTTCTTCGCGTTCTCCGTGGGCTGCTGGCTCGCGGGGCTGGGCACGCGACGCACTCCGGCCGGACGCGAATTGTGGTCGCGGGCAGGCGGATTCCACCGCCTCCTGTCGACGGATTCGGCCGAGACCCGGTTCGACTTCGCCGCACGCAAGGACCTCTACGTCGCCTACATCCCGTACGCGGTCGCCGCGGGAACCGCGGCGCTGTGGGCCAAGAAGTACCAGGCGTCGGTGGGTGAGGTTGCCCCGCAACCGGGTTGGTACCACTCGTCGTCCGACAGCGGGTGGGGGACGGCTAGTGGGGGCGGCGGCATGAGCTTCGACAGTTTCGAGTCGGCGCTATCGTCGTCGATAAGCGCATACACCGCGTCGCAGTCGTCGTCCTCGTCCTCATCGGGCGGCGGCGGATCCAGCGGCGGCGGTGGCGGTGGCGGCGGTGGGGGAGGAGGCGGTTCGTGGTGA
- a CDS encoding primosomal protein N' — translation MTITRRAAEHEPIARVLPMLSVPHLDREFDYLVSEELSDNAQPGVRAKVRFHGRLVDAFILERRSDTDHEGKLGWLDKVVSPEPVLTSDVRRLVDAVAARYAGTRPDVLRLAIPPRHATVEKQTPAEPEPIQAIDVDPDGWARYARGEQFLTALGEGRAARAVWQTLPGEQWPQRLAEAAAATVNAGQGVLAIMPDQRDVDALYAAVTAHLPESRVVALSAGLGPSARYRRWLAALRGHARVVIGTRSAVFAPVADLGLILVWDDGDDNLAEPRAPYPHAREVAMLRAHQLRCAAIIGGYARTAEAQALVRTRWAHDLVATRAMVRSVAPRVVALDDSGYLQERDPAAHSARLPSMALRAARAALEADRPVLIQVPRRGYVPALACARCRTVTRCRHCTGPLALPDRDSAAAECRWCGRAEPVLRCARCGSDAVRAVVVGARRTAEELGRAFPGTPVITSGGDTVVSDVRGARALVVSTPGAEPVADGGYGAALLLDAWALLGRQDLRAAEDTLRRWMAAAALVRPRGDGGVVAVVAESVLPTVQALIRWDPVGHAEAELDSRGEVGLPPAVHIAAVDGSAMAVTALLDHAQLPEGAEQLGPVDLPIGARRPPGVDPGAEVSRMLVRVPRTGGLALSAALRRAAAVLSARHDQEPSRVQIDPLHIG, via the coding sequence GTGACCATCACCCGGCGCGCAGCAGAACACGAACCGATCGCCCGGGTGCTGCCGATGCTGTCGGTTCCTCATCTGGACCGCGAGTTCGACTACCTCGTGTCGGAGGAACTGTCGGACAACGCCCAGCCCGGCGTGCGGGCCAAGGTGCGTTTTCACGGGCGGCTGGTCGACGCGTTCATCCTGGAACGCCGATCCGACACCGACCACGAGGGCAAGCTGGGTTGGCTCGACAAGGTGGTCTCGCCCGAGCCGGTGCTCACGTCCGACGTCCGGCGTCTGGTCGACGCGGTCGCCGCCCGGTACGCCGGCACCCGCCCCGACGTGCTGCGGTTGGCCATCCCGCCACGCCACGCCACGGTGGAGAAGCAGACACCCGCCGAACCCGAGCCGATCCAGGCCATCGACGTCGATCCGGACGGGTGGGCACGCTACGCGCGTGGCGAACAGTTCCTCACCGCACTCGGCGAGGGACGCGCCGCGCGCGCCGTGTGGCAGACGCTCCCGGGCGAACAGTGGCCGCAGCGGCTGGCCGAGGCCGCCGCGGCGACCGTGAACGCCGGACAGGGCGTGCTCGCGATCATGCCCGATCAACGTGACGTCGACGCGCTGTACGCGGCCGTCACCGCCCACCTCCCGGAATCGCGCGTCGTGGCGCTCTCGGCGGGACTCGGACCGTCGGCGCGATACCGGCGCTGGCTCGCGGCGCTGCGCGGGCACGCCCGGGTCGTGATCGGTACCCGCAGTGCGGTTTTCGCACCGGTGGCCGACCTGGGATTGATCCTGGTGTGGGACGACGGCGACGACAATCTCGCCGAGCCGCGCGCCCCGTATCCGCACGCCCGTGAGGTCGCGATGCTCCGGGCCCACCAACTGCGTTGTGCGGCAATCATCGGCGGCTATGCCCGCACCGCGGAGGCGCAGGCGCTGGTGCGCACGCGGTGGGCGCACGACCTCGTCGCGACCAGGGCGATGGTCCGGTCGGTCGCGCCGCGCGTCGTGGCGTTGGACGACAGCGGCTATCTGCAGGAGCGGGACCCGGCCGCGCACAGCGCGCGGCTGCCGTCGATGGCGTTGCGGGCCGCCCGTGCGGCGCTGGAGGCCGACCGCCCGGTGCTCATCCAGGTGCCGCGCCGCGGTTACGTACCCGCGCTGGCGTGTGCGCGCTGCCGCACCGTGACCCGATGCAGGCACTGCACGGGCCCCCTCGCGTTGCCCGACCGGGACAGCGCCGCCGCCGAATGCCGGTGGTGTGGACGCGCCGAACCCGTGTTGCGGTGCGCGCGTTGCGGTTCCGACGCGGTCCGCGCGGTCGTGGTGGGGGCGCGCCGCACCGCCGAGGAGCTCGGTCGGGCCTTCCCCGGCACACCGGTGATCACCTCGGGCGGGGACACCGTGGTGTCCGACGTGCGTGGCGCCCGCGCGCTCGTGGTGTCCACGCCGGGGGCCGAACCCGTCGCCGACGGCGGTTACGGCGCGGCGCTGCTGCTCGACGCGTGGGCGCTGCTCGGCAGGCAGGACCTGCGCGCCGCCGAGGACACACTTCGGCGGTGGATGGCCGCCGCGGCGCTCGTGCGGCCCCGCGGCGACGGTGGTGTGGTCGCGGTGGTCGCGGAATCGGTCCTGCCCACCGTGCAGGCGCTCATCCGCTGGGATCCCGTGGGCCACGCCGAGGCCGAACTCGACAGCCGCGGCGAGGTCGGGTTGCCACCTGCCGTGCACATCGCCGCAGTGGACGGCTCCGCGATGGCCGTGACCGCGCTGCTCGACCATGCCCAGTTACCCGAGGGCGCCGAACAATTGGGCCCCGTGGACCTGCCGATCGGAGCCCGCAGACCACCCGGGGTGGACCCCGGTGCCGAGGTCAGTCGCATGCTCGTGCGGGTTCCCCGCACCGGCGGTCTGGCGCTTTCGGCCGCGCTGCGACGCGCGGCTGCGGTGCTCAGCGCCCGCCACGATCAGGAGCCATCCCGCGTCCAGATCGACCCGTTGCACATAGGCTGA
- a CDS encoding lysoplasmalogenase: MASRAGFSSATDTPTPYAHRATLWLWGAAAVVGAGYGVFLVVTALRLPAGAALTGQFPAQPAVKALAAVLLAAAAWAHPIPRERRWLVAALLLSAVGDFLLAIPWWEPSFVGGLAAFLVAHLCFLAALLPLARRTRGRLIAVAITIVACLALLAWFWPRLVEQGMAVPVTAYIAVLGAMVCAALLAGLPTPWTAAGAVCFAVSDAMIGISEFVRDDQLLAVPIWWAYAASLLLITAGLFTGRGTPAQ; the protein is encoded by the coding sequence ATGGCATCGAGGGCCGGTTTCTCGTCAGCAACAGACACACCGACACCGTACGCACACCGCGCGACCCTGTGGCTGTGGGGCGCTGCTGCGGTCGTCGGTGCAGGTTACGGCGTCTTTCTCGTCGTCACCGCGCTGCGGCTGCCCGCGGGTGCCGCGCTCACCGGTCAATTCCCCGCACAGCCCGCTGTCAAGGCGCTCGCCGCGGTCCTCCTGGCCGCCGCCGCGTGGGCGCACCCGATCCCGCGGGAGCGGCGCTGGTTGGTCGCGGCGCTCCTGCTCTCGGCCGTCGGCGACTTCCTGCTGGCAATCCCGTGGTGGGAGCCGTCGTTCGTCGGCGGACTGGCCGCGTTCCTCGTCGCGCATCTGTGTTTTCTGGCCGCTCTGCTGCCGCTCGCGCGCCGGACTCGGGGCCGCCTGATCGCGGTGGCCATCACGATCGTCGCGTGCCTCGCGCTGCTCGCGTGGTTCTGGCCCCGGCTCGTCGAACAGGGCATGGCCGTGCCGGTGACCGCCTACATCGCGGTGCTGGGCGCGATGGTGTGCGCGGCGCTGCTGGCCGGGCTCCCGACGCCGTGGACGGCCGCGGGTGCGGTGTGCTTCGCGGTGTCCGACGCGATGATCGGCATCTCCGAGTTCGTGCGCGACGATCAACTGCTCGCCGTGCCGATCTGGTGGGCGTATGCGGCGTCGCTGTTGCTGATCACCGCCGGATTGTTCACAGGTCGCGGGACGCCTGCGCAGTGA
- a CDS encoding alpha/beta hydrolase, with protein MSVADEKPALDAILQKVLELVPFQLSTADGVEVARRKFSELPRAEIHPELNVQDRTIDGPAGPIPVRVYRPPTPENVKLPVVLFFHGGGWSVGDLDSYDTTARRHAAGAEAVVVSVDYRLAPEHPYPAAVDDVWAATQWVAAHADEFGGDAERLAVAGDSAGGNLAAVVSQLARDTGAPALRFQLLWYPATTWDTSLPSFTENADAPILAIDAVKGFSAWYAGHVDLTDPPATLVPARAADLSGLAPAYIAVAGHDPLRDDGVRYGELLAAAGVAVEVHNADTLVHGYLGYSGVVPAATEAFDRGLAALRAALYR; from the coding sequence GTGTCTGTTGCTGACGAGAAACCGGCCCTCGATGCCATTCTGCAGAAGGTACTGGAGCTTGTGCCGTTCCAATTGTCCACCGCCGACGGAGTCGAGGTGGCGCGCCGAAAGTTCAGCGAACTTCCGCGCGCCGAGATCCATCCGGAGCTGAACGTGCAGGACCGCACGATCGACGGTCCGGCCGGTCCGATCCCGGTCCGCGTGTACCGCCCGCCGACACCCGAGAATGTGAAATTGCCGGTCGTGCTGTTCTTCCACGGCGGCGGCTGGTCCGTCGGCGACCTGGACAGCTACGACACCACAGCCCGGCGTCACGCCGCGGGCGCCGAGGCGGTCGTGGTGTCGGTGGACTACCGGCTCGCCCCCGAGCATCCGTACCCGGCCGCAGTCGACGATGTGTGGGCGGCCACGCAATGGGTCGCCGCGCATGCCGACGAATTCGGCGGTGACGCCGAGCGGCTCGCCGTCGCCGGGGACTCCGCGGGCGGCAATCTGGCGGCGGTGGTCTCTCAGCTCGCGCGTGACACCGGTGCGCCGGCTCTGCGGTTCCAACTGCTGTGGTATCCGGCCACCACGTGGGACACGTCGCTGCCGTCGTTCACCGAGAACGCCGACGCCCCGATCCTCGCGATCGACGCGGTCAAGGGTTTCTCGGCGTGGTACGCCGGACATGTCGACCTCACCGATCCGCCTGCCACGCTGGTTCCCGCCCGCGCCGCCGATCTGTCGGGCCTTGCCCCGGCCTACATCGCCGTCGCGGGCCATGATCCGTTGCGCGACGACGGCGTGCGCTACGGCGAACTGCTTGCCGCGGCCGGCGTCGCGGTGGAGGTGCACAACGCCGATACCCTCGTGCACGGCTACCTCGGCTACTCGGGCGTGGTGCCCGCCGCCACCGAGGCGTTCGACCGGGGGCTCGCCGCCCTGCGCGCCGCGCTGTACCGCTAG
- a CDS encoding MetQ/NlpA family ABC transporter substrate-binding protein: MSTPESIDGPPKRKAPLYAGIAAVIVVVLVVAGFLWLRGSGEKRLTVAATQVPHAEILEFIKNGQAKDAGLDFDIRVFDDYSLGNRWLAEGDIDANYFQHHPYLDEQVADFGYQLHAFPGVHIEPYAAFSEKFRSAHDLPDGARISITDDGSNQARALALLASEHLVTLPADGPVNVHTVGNPKNLQFIEAAPDLQAKAVPEVDLAILNGNYFLDAGYTLKDALIIESLEDNQYSNFLVSRADNQDDPDIVKLDELLHSDATREFIEQRWPGGDVSPAF; encoded by the coding sequence ATGTCCACACCCGAGAGCATCGACGGCCCACCCAAACGGAAGGCCCCGTTGTACGCGGGTATCGCCGCGGTCATCGTGGTGGTGCTCGTCGTCGCCGGGTTCCTCTGGCTGCGCGGATCCGGCGAGAAACGGCTCACGGTCGCCGCGACGCAGGTGCCGCACGCCGAGATCCTCGAGTTCATCAAGAACGGTCAGGCCAAGGACGCCGGGCTGGATTTCGACATCCGCGTGTTCGACGACTACTCGTTGGGCAACCGCTGGCTCGCCGAGGGCGACATCGACGCCAACTACTTCCAGCACCATCCTTACCTCGATGAGCAGGTCGCCGACTTCGGCTACCAGCTGCACGCGTTCCCCGGAGTGCACATCGAGCCATACGCCGCGTTCTCCGAGAAATTCCGCAGCGCACACGATCTCCCGGACGGTGCCAGGATCAGTATCACCGACGACGGATCCAATCAGGCCCGCGCGCTGGCCCTGCTGGCCTCCGAGCATCTCGTCACGCTGCCCGCCGACGGACCCGTGAACGTGCACACCGTCGGAAACCCGAAGAACCTCCAGTTCATCGAGGCCGCACCGGATCTGCAGGCCAAGGCCGTCCCGGAGGTGGATCTCGCGATCCTCAACGGCAACTATTTCCTGGACGCCGGCTACACACTCAAAGACGCGTTGATCATCGAATCGCTCGAGGACAACCAGTACTCGAATTTCCTGGTCAGCCGTGCGGACAACCAGGACGATCCCGACATCGTCAAGCTCGACGAGTTGCTGCACAGCGATGCCACGCGCGAGTTCATCGAGCAGCGCTGGCCCGGTGGAGACGTCTCACCGGCGTTCTGA